One region of Rana temporaria chromosome 9, aRanTem1.1, whole genome shotgun sequence genomic DNA includes:
- the SOX3 gene encoding transcription factor SOX-3, producing the protein MYSMLDTDIKSPVQQANSQSGGAGTPGAKGNATNQDQDRVKRPMNAFMVWSRGQRRKMAQENPKMHNSEISKRLGADWKLLSDSEKRPFIDEAKRLRAVHMKDYPDYKYRPRRKTKTLLKKDKYSLPGNLLAQGVGSVSSGVGVGQRIDTYAHMNGWTNGAYSLMQDQLGYSQHPGMNSPQIQQMHRYDMSSLQYNPMMSSAQNYMNAASSYSMSPAYNQQTSSVMSLGSMGTVVKSEPSSPPPAITSHTQRACLGDLRDMISMYLPPGGDASDPSSLQNSRLHSVHQHYQSAGTSVNGTVPLTHI; encoded by the coding sequence ATGTATAGCATGCTGGACACTGATATCAAGAGCCCGGTGCAGCAAGCCAACTCCCAGAGCGGGGGAGCCGGGACTCCCGGGGCCAAAGGCAATGCGACCAACCAGGACCAGGACCGGGTCAAGCGCCCCATGAACGCCTTCATGGTATGGTccagggggcagaggaggaagaTGGCCCAGGAGAACCCCAAGATGCACAATTCTGAGATCAGCAAGAGGCTGGGGGCCGACTGGAAACTCCTGAGTGACTCCGAGAAAAGACCTTTCATAGACGAGGCCAAAAGACTGAGAGCTGTCCACATGAAGGACTACCCGGATTACAAGTACAGACCAAGGAGGAAGACCAAGACCCTCCTGAAGAAGGACAAGTACTCCCTACCTGGCAATCTCCTGGCTCAAGGGGTCGGCTCAGTCTCCAGCGGTGTAGGAGTTGGCCAGAGGATAGACACTTATGCCCACATGAATGGCTGGACTAATGGGGCTTATTCTCTGATGCAGGACCAGCTTGGCTACAGCCAACATCCAGGGATGAACAGCCCCCAGATCCAACAAATGCACAGGTACGACATGAGCAGCCTGCAGTACAACCCCATGATGTCTTCTGCCCAGAACTACATGAATGCAGCTTCTTCCTACAGCATGTCCCCAGCCTACAACCAGCAGACCTCCTCAGTCATGAGCCTTGGCTCCATGGGCACAGTGGTCAAATCTGAGCCCAGTTCCCCCCCACCTGCCATCACCTCCCACACTCAGAGAGCCTGTTTAGGAGACCTGAGAGATATGATCAGCATGTACCTGCCCCCAGGTGGCGATGCCAGTGATCCATCTTCCCTCCAGAACAGCAGGTTACACAGTGTCCACCAACATTACCAAAGTGCAGGGACTTCGGTCAATGGCACTGTACCACTAACGCACATTTAA